A part of Thermus thermamylovorans genomic DNA contains:
- a CDS encoding S8 family serine peptidase has translation MRRTWSLLFSLLLLTGCALEAPLLRLSLGQEKVRAREGETATLPARVEARGLRARLFVEGLPPGMTPPPLEVEGKRELSLAIPAREVGTWEARVVAEGGGMRREAPFRLVVESASSQDLYLEGAVYVGEAEAAPQAAGVLRYCPTGCSGRPLGGGWYRAEGLQPLASRTEGLPDRPVRAQGGEAEPLFPEEWNLPLARFPEAWAEATGEGVVVAVVDTGVLPGHPDLEGVLLPGLDLVDGDTDPTEPSTGSPLQTFHGSHVSGVLAAAWNGVGMAGASQAHILPIRLLTPEGTGRESDLILALRWAAGIPVPGLPPNPHPAQVVNLSLSGEGPCSPALQEALDEVRARGVLVVAAAGNYGRDFRDYFPGNCRGVLTVGAVGSDGRLASYSNRSAPLLAPGGDGASGVLGPTLGGHRLLKGTSQAAPHVSAALALLRSRGAASPEALEGALLAGSRSTPEGRLLDAFAALKALEGGGVALRVEGRLALRPGEEGSLPVEVLSPYPVPVRVAAEGGLAAYLAPNPAQGTAYLRVRAPTGTAPGTYRVRLEGGGAWATAEVQVEALPARVVLSACSEGGACRSLALPPEGGPFRLEGLSPGTYRLLAFLDRDGDGALDPEEPRGEAEAVAPARGLVLVVR, from the coding sequence ATGAGGAGGACCTGGAGCCTCCTTTTTAGCCTGCTCCTTTTGACGGGGTGCGCCCTCGAGGCCCCCCTCCTCCGGCTCTCCCTGGGCCAGGAGAAGGTGCGGGCTCGGGAGGGGGAGACGGCCACCCTCCCGGCGCGGGTGGAGGCCAGGGGGCTCAGGGCCCGCCTCTTCGTGGAGGGCCTTCCCCCAGGGATGACCCCTCCTCCCCTGGAGGTGGAGGGTAAGAGGGAGCTCTCCCTCGCCATCCCCGCCCGGGAGGTCGGGACCTGGGAGGCCCGGGTGGTGGCCGAGGGCGGGGGGATGCGGCGGGAGGCCCCCTTCCGCCTGGTGGTGGAGAGCGCTTCCTCCCAGGATCTCTACCTCGAGGGCGCGGTCTACGTGGGGGAGGCGGAAGCCGCGCCCCAGGCGGCGGGCGTCCTCCGCTACTGCCCCACGGGGTGCTCCGGGAGGCCCCTGGGCGGGGGCTGGTACCGGGCGGAGGGGCTTCAGCCTCTGGCCTCAAGGACGGAAGGCCTCCCCGACCGCCCCGTGCGGGCCCAGGGGGGCGAGGCCGAGCCCCTCTTCCCCGAGGAGTGGAACCTCCCCCTGGCCCGCTTCCCCGAGGCCTGGGCCGAGGCCACGGGGGAGGGGGTGGTGGTGGCGGTGGTGGACACCGGGGTCCTCCCCGGCCACCCCGACCTCGAGGGCGTCCTCCTTCCGGGGCTGGACCTCGTGGACGGGGACACCGACCCCACGGAGCCCAGCACGGGAAGCCCCCTCCAGACCTTCCACGGGAGCCACGTCTCCGGGGTCCTGGCGGCGGCCTGGAACGGGGTGGGGATGGCGGGGGCCTCCCAGGCCCACATCCTCCCCATCCGCCTCCTCACCCCCGAGGGGACGGGGCGGGAGAGCGACCTGATCCTCGCCCTCCGGTGGGCGGCGGGGATCCCCGTGCCGGGGCTTCCCCCAAACCCCCACCCGGCCCAGGTGGTGAACCTCTCCTTAAGCGGGGAAGGCCCCTGCTCCCCCGCTTTGCAGGAGGCCCTGGACGAGGTGAGGGCCCGGGGCGTCCTGGTGGTGGCGGCGGCGGGGAACTACGGGCGGGACTTCCGGGACTACTTCCCCGGGAACTGCCGGGGGGTCCTCACCGTGGGGGCGGTGGGGTCCGACGGGAGGCTCGCCTCCTACTCCAACCGCTCCGCCCCCCTCCTCGCCCCCGGGGGGGACGGGGCTTCCGGGGTCCTGGGCCCCACCCTGGGGGGACACCGCCTCCTCAAGGGGACGAGCCAGGCGGCCCCCCACGTCTCGGCGGCCCTGGCCCTCCTTCGCTCCCGGGGGGCGGCCTCCCCTGAGGCCCTGGAGGGGGCCCTCCTCGCGGGGAGCAGGTCCACCCCGGAGGGGAGGCTTCTAGACGCCTTCGCCGCCCTGAAGGCCCTGGAAGGGGGCGGGGTGGCCTTGCGGGTGGAGGGCCGCCTGGCCCTGAGGCCCGGGGAGGAGGGGAGCCTTCCCGTGGAGGTCCTAAGCCCCTACCCGGTCCCCGTGCGGGTGGCGGCGGAAGGGGGGCTTGCCGCCTACCTCGCCCCGAACCCCGCCCAGGGCACGGCCTACCTCCGGGTGCGGGCGCCCACGGGGACGGCCCCCGGGACCTACCGGGTGCGCCTGGAAGGGGGTGGGGCCTGGGCCACGGCGGAGGTCCAGGTGGAGGCCCTTCCCGCCCGGGTGGTGCTCTCCGCCTGCTCCGAGGGGGGCGCTTGCCGGAGCCTCGCCCTGCCCCCGGAAGGGGGGCCCTTCCGCCTCGAGGGCCTCTCCCCCGGAACCTACCGCCTCCTCGCCTTCCTGGACCGGGACGGGGACGGGGCCCTGGACCCGGAGGAGCCCCGGGGGGAGGCGGAGGCCGTGGCCCCGGCCCGGGGCCTGGTCCTGGTGGTGCGCTGA
- a CDS encoding recombinase XerD produces the protein MPEGLGLPLEPWDYPEERKRIVGEALERWDDRALEEAVWAYLVRHRKKPDRLVPEEVGRFVRWLALQGRRWPHLEAGDLRAFLLEAKDRGFPGGPRGPLAWLTVERARRALRHLWPFLDWAGHPLPPHVEYPPRLGPLVHEPSPLSEEEWQALWRRVEEYTPAHWRPLLKVLLVLLGEVGLTLKEAVGLWRNDLQGKTLLVRGERLREVPLTPLAQEVLEGWLPLRDYLASHQPLPYPNLLLNPSARKAKGRPLDLEGAKWLMKEFTLFAGYGPREGRRTDLAHRLRWRAIRNYLKAGYPREKVAYWTGMRSLMLRGWEG, from the coding sequence ATGCCGGAAGGTTTGGGCCTCCCCCTGGAACCCTGGGACTACCCGGAGGAAAGGAAGAGGATCGTGGGCGAGGCCCTGGAGCGCTGGGACGACCGGGCCCTGGAGGAGGCGGTCTGGGCCTACCTGGTCCGCCACCGCAAGAAGCCCGACCGCCTGGTCCCCGAGGAGGTGGGCCGCTTCGTCCGCTGGCTGGCCCTCCAGGGGCGGCGGTGGCCCCATCTGGAGGCGGGGGACCTCCGGGCCTTCCTCCTGGAGGCCAAGGACCGGGGCTTCCCCGGCGGGCCCCGGGGGCCTCTCGCCTGGCTCACCGTGGAGCGGGCCCGGCGGGCGCTTCGCCACCTCTGGCCCTTCCTGGACTGGGCGGGGCATCCCCTGCCCCCCCACGTGGAGTATCCCCCGAGGCTGGGGCCCCTGGTCCACGAGCCCTCTCCCCTCTCCGAGGAGGAGTGGCAGGCCCTCTGGCGGCGGGTGGAGGAGTACACCCCCGCCCACTGGCGGCCCCTCCTGAAGGTCCTCCTGGTCCTCTTGGGGGAGGTGGGCCTCACCCTGAAGGAGGCGGTGGGCCTGTGGAGGAATGATCTCCAGGGGAAGACGTTGTTGGTGCGGGGGGAAAGGCTAAGGGAGGTGCCCCTCACCCCCCTGGCCCAGGAGGTGCTGGAGGGGTGGCTCCCCTTGCGGGACTACCTGGCCAGCCACCAGCCCCTCCCCTACCCCAACCTCCTCCTGAACCCGAGCGCCCGCAAGGCCAAGGGGCGGCCCCTGGACCTGGAGGGGGCCAAGTGGCTCATGAAGGAGTTCACCCTCTTCGCCGGGTACGGGCCCCGGGAGGGGCGGCGCACGGACCTGGCCCACCGCCTGAGGTGGCGGGCCATACGCAA